In one Cronobacter dublinensis subsp. dublinensis LMG 23823 genomic region, the following are encoded:
- the gstA gene encoding glutathione transferase GstA, whose product MKLFYKAGACSLSPHIILREADIDFTLVAVDLAAKRTENGEDYLTINPKGQVPALLLDDGTLLTEGVAIVQYIADLVPDRQLLAPVGSMTRYHTLEWLNYIATELHKGFTPLFRPGTPDEYKTIAREQLQKKFEYVNEALAQKQWLMGLRFSVADAYLFTVLNWAKAVGLEMQAFDNIADYQARVKARPAVAAALKAEGLSA is encoded by the coding sequence ATGAAATTGTTTTACAAAGCCGGCGCGTGTTCGCTTTCGCCGCATATCATTCTGCGCGAAGCCGATATCGATTTTACGCTGGTGGCGGTGGATCTTGCCGCGAAACGCACGGAGAACGGCGAGGACTACCTGACCATCAACCCGAAAGGCCAGGTGCCAGCGCTGCTGCTGGATGACGGTACGCTGCTGACGGAAGGCGTCGCTATCGTTCAGTACATCGCCGATCTTGTGCCGGACCGCCAGCTGCTCGCGCCGGTGGGCAGCATGACCCGCTACCATACGCTGGAGTGGCTCAACTATATCGCCACCGAGCTGCATAAAGGCTTTACCCCGCTGTTCCGTCCGGGTACGCCGGATGAGTACAAAACTATCGCCCGCGAGCAGCTGCAGAAGAAATTTGAGTATGTAAACGAGGCGCTGGCGCAGAAACAGTGGCTGATGGGGCTGCGCTTCAGCGTGGCGGACGCCTACCTGTTTACGGTGCTGAACTGGGCGAAAGCGGTCGGGCTTGAGATGCAGGCGTTTGACAATATCGCCGACTACCAGGCTCGCGTGAAGGCGCGTCCTGCCGTTGCGGCGGCGCTGAAGGCAGAAGGCCTGAGCGCGTAA
- the dtpA gene encoding dipeptide/tripeptide permease DtpA has product MSTANKKPAESVSINAFKQPKSFYLIFSIELWERFGYYGLQGIMAVYLVKQLGMSEADSITLFSSFSALVYGLVAIGGWLGDKVLGTKRVIMLGTIVLAIGYALVAWSGHDAGIVYFGMATIAVGNGLFKANPSSLLSTCYEKDDPRLDGAFTMYYMAINIGSFFSMLATPWLADKFGWSVAFSLSFVGMLITLVNFIFCKKWVKDYGSKPDFAPMHVGKLLATIVGIVVLVAIATWLLHNQGIARMVLGVVALGIVIIFAKEAFAMQGAARRKMIVAFILMLEAIVFFVLYQQMPTSLNFFAIRNVEHAILGITFQPEQFQALNPFWIMIGSPILAAIYNKLGDRLPMPFKFTIGMLLCSGAFLVLPLGAKFASEAGIVSVNWLILSYALQSIGELMISGLGLAMVAQLVPQRLMGFIMGSWFLTTAGAAMIAGKVANLMAVPENVTDPLQSLEVYGRVFMQIGIVTGVIAVLMLLTAPLLNRMTQEDKPKETETAHA; this is encoded by the coding sequence GTGTCGACTGCAAACAAAAAACCAGCAGAAAGCGTGAGCATCAACGCTTTCAAACAACCGAAATCGTTCTATCTGATTTTCTCGATCGAGTTATGGGAGCGTTTCGGTTACTACGGCCTGCAAGGGATCATGGCCGTTTACCTGGTTAAACAACTGGGTATGTCGGAAGCGGATTCCATTACGTTGTTCTCCTCCTTCAGCGCGCTGGTGTATGGCCTGGTGGCTATCGGCGGCTGGCTGGGCGATAAAGTTCTCGGCACCAAACGCGTCATCATGCTGGGCACCATTGTGCTGGCTATCGGCTATGCGCTCGTCGCCTGGTCCGGGCACGATGCTGGCATCGTCTACTTTGGTATGGCGACCATCGCGGTCGGTAACGGCCTGTTTAAAGCGAACCCGTCCTCGCTGCTCTCTACCTGCTACGAGAAAGACGACCCGCGTCTCGACGGCGCGTTCACCATGTACTACATGGCTATTAACATCGGCTCGTTCTTCTCGATGCTCGCGACCCCGTGGCTCGCTGACAAATTCGGCTGGAGCGTGGCGTTCTCGCTTAGCTTCGTCGGTATGCTGATCACGCTGGTCAACTTCATCTTCTGCAAAAAATGGGTCAAAGATTACGGTTCTAAACCGGACTTCGCCCCGATGCACGTCGGCAAACTGCTGGCGACTATCGTCGGCATCGTCGTGCTGGTCGCTATCGCCACCTGGCTGCTGCACAACCAGGGTATCGCGCGTATGGTGCTGGGCGTGGTTGCGCTGGGTATCGTGATTATCTTCGCAAAAGAAGCGTTCGCCATGCAGGGTGCGGCACGCCGCAAAATGATCGTGGCGTTTATCCTGATGCTCGAAGCGATTGTGTTCTTCGTGCTCTATCAGCAGATGCCAACGTCACTGAACTTCTTCGCTATCCGTAACGTTGAGCACGCCATTCTCGGCATCACGTTCCAGCCGGAGCAGTTCCAGGCGCTGAACCCGTTCTGGATCATGATCGGCAGCCCGATTCTGGCCGCTATCTATAACAAACTGGGCGACCGTCTGCCGATGCCGTTTAAATTCACCATCGGTATGCTGCTGTGTTCTGGCGCATTCCTGGTGCTGCCGCTGGGCGCGAAATTCGCCTCCGAAGCCGGTATCGTGTCCGTTAACTGGCTTATCCTGAGCTATGCCCTGCAGAGCATCGGCGAGCTGATGATTTCTGGTCTGGGTCTGGCGATGGTCGCGCAGCTGGTGCCGCAGCGTCTGATGGGCTTCATCATGGGCAGCTGGTTCCTGACGACCGCAGGCGCGGCGATGATCGCCGGTAAAGTGGCGAACCTAATGGCGGTGCCGGAAAACGTTACCGACCCGCTGCAGTCGCTGGAAGTGTACGGCCGCGTCTTCATGCAGATTGGTATCGTCACCGGCGTTATCGCCGTGCTGATGCTGCTCACCGCGCCGCTGCTTAACCGCATGACGCAGGAAGATAAGCCGAAAGAAACGGAAACTGCGCACGCGTAA
- the nth gene encoding endonuclease III: MNQAKRIEILTRLRENNPHPTTELHFTSPFELLIAVLLSAQATDVSVNKATAKLYPVANTPQAMLALGVDGVKEYIKTIGLFNSKAENVIKTCRILIEQHGGEVPEDRAALEALPGVGRKTANVVLNTAFGWPTIAVDTHIFRVSNRTKFAPGKNVEAVEEKLLKVVPAEFKVDCHHWLILHGRYTCIARKPRCGSCIIEDLCEYADKVCE, translated from the coding sequence TCAGGCCAAACGCATCGAGATCCTGACCCGGCTGCGTGAGAATAACCCGCACCCGACCACCGAACTGCACTTTACCAGCCCGTTTGAACTGCTGATCGCCGTTCTGCTCTCCGCGCAGGCTACCGACGTGAGCGTCAACAAAGCCACGGCGAAGCTCTACCCGGTGGCGAACACGCCGCAGGCGATGCTGGCGCTCGGCGTCGACGGGGTGAAGGAGTACATCAAGACCATCGGGCTGTTTAACAGCAAAGCGGAGAATGTGATTAAAACCTGCCGCATTCTGATTGAGCAGCACGGCGGCGAGGTGCCGGAAGATCGCGCGGCGCTGGAGGCGCTGCCGGGCGTCGGGCGTAAGACGGCGAATGTGGTGCTCAATACCGCCTTCGGCTGGCCCACCATTGCCGTGGATACGCATATTTTTCGCGTCAGCAACCGGACGAAGTTCGCGCCAGGCAAGAACGTCGAGGCTGTTGAAGAAAAGCTGCTAAAAGTGGTGCCCGCGGAATTTAAAGTCGATTGTCATCACTGGCTCATCCTGCACGGGCGTTACACCTGTATCGCGCGTAAGCCGCGTTGCGGCTCCTGTATCATTGAAGATCTCTGCGAATACGCGGACAAGGTCTGTGAATAA